From Micropterus dolomieu isolate WLL.071019.BEF.003 ecotype Adirondacks linkage group LG21, ASM2129224v1, whole genome shotgun sequence:
gttttgtatttaaaggGATACCAGACcaatgaaaacagattttttagcAGGTAATTATAAAAACGTTTGGGGAAATAAATTGGTGATatctgtcatttatttatttatttagcagtgatgcttttgaaaaatgtatttgaacaTTGCAAGGATGAGCGGGACTGTGACTAAGCATGATGTCAGGATGATTTTGACATCACTTAGCCCCTACAGTATTTGTTCAGTCTTTTCATTGCCAGAACAGACGGAGCATTCTTGGTGCAAATACCATTGTGCATCTAGAAAATGTCTGCGGCTGTAGGGCTCTTTCTAAAAGCTCTTCCACTAcaaataatttgacttcagtGTCGACACACCGCCTTAGTAGTATGGTACAGGAGGGattgcgtgtttgtgtgttattcATTAGTTTTGTTCCACTTTGCTTTTGTGGTGTTGTATTTCCTAAACAAAATTTcctaaacatttacatttgttagataACTACTTTATGAAGTCCTAATTGTGCAGCCTTGGTGAAGGAATTTGCTCTCTGTATAGTCTTGGGCATATCACTGAAACTTGTCATACCGTTGTACctgcagtgaaatgtagcatgctaatgtaattttttatgaGTCAATGCAATATACCTGCCTCTGCGAAATAGAACACAAATCTTCCAATGTACTGCCACCTCTACAACCTTTCCACTCATATCGCTGCTCATACTCCACTGATCAGTCTGATAAAGTCTCACTTTTCAGTTTCCAACTGCAATACAATATATGCCTAGTCTTTGGTAAACAAAGGCAGATTGTAACCTGCAGTGTCCCCTCAATGTTATCCAATATCTCCACCTGAGGGTGCTAGTGCTCCAAACTGAGTCTGGCGCAAATACACCGGATGAGCTGAGCCTGAATAGAATACAGATCAGGTTTATCCTCTGCATAGTGGATATTTTATCGACCAAATGCATCAGGCTTCCAACACCTTGAATTATATTTTGCACCAAAATGTTAAAGCTCCATTCACCTGCCCAGATCCCATGCAGCAAGTAGGTACTGTACAGAACATGCCCGTTTGTATTATTGTTGTGGATGGCGGTTAGTGGTGCAAATCGTATGAATCCTTGTAGGAAATGTTTGATAACAGAATCTACACGTTGTTTTGTCCCTTTTGATTTCATGTCTGTGCCATCATCAACGTCACCTTGCAGGTTACATGCGAGGTAATCCATATCAGACAGACCTCATGCTCTCGTTTCACATCGTGACGTCAGGGAGAGGGCGGGGTGGGTTAGGGTGCCAGAGTATAAAGGCTCAGAGACAGACTCTCCGGGTAGCATTCTGAGTGCGGACGAGAAATCACCTCTAATGGAAGTACAGACAAGTACCGGGccacaacagacaaacagcagcagcatgtgtgAATCCACGCAGAGGTCCTGTGAACCTCGCCGAAAGCGAGTGGATGAGCGCAGTGCGCCCTCGGAGATGGCCAGGATTATCACTGATCCTGCCACGGGGAAGTGCTACTGCCGTGGAAAAGTTTTGGGAAAGGTAGCGCAAGCGTAGCAAACGTTGTCAACTTTTTGGATTTACCACGTAACCCGAAGACACAGCATGTTAACAgtgtttttccccctttttccaGGGAGGGTTTGCTAAATGCTATGAGATGACCGACCTCTCCACCAGCAAAGTTTATGCAGCCAAAATCATCCCACATGCGCGCGTCTCCAAACCCCACCAACGGGAGAAGGTAAGCGCGCAGCTCCGGTGCCTGTGCGCACACGTATGACTGGAGAACAGATATCACAACATTTGCCTTCAGTTACAATCGTTACAGTTGTCTCTTTCCCCGCTAGATCGACAGAGAAATCGAGCTGCATAGAATACTGCACCATAAACACATTGTGCACTTTTATCACCATTTTGAAGACAAGGAGAACATCTACATCCTTTTGGAATACTGCAGTAGAAAAGTAAGTGCCATTTGTCACATACTCAAGTCTCCAACCACTGTACTTTATCCTTGCTACTGCTGTGTAACACCTGCATTGCACCTAAAGTCAATGAGGCAGCACATATGCAGTAATCAGTCTGCCCTCAGTAtaaaattattgtttaaatcTATTGTGTGATACAGAATCTATATAACTACCTACAGTTTTATGAGATTACGAAAAAAATCATCAAGCATGATAAGGGTTTCTTCACAGaggaaaatgtttgtttctatGGAATGGTTAGACTTAGACAGCAAACAGCTTTATAATCACTCTCATCCATGTTTTGTCTTTATGCAGTCTTTAGCCCATATCCTGAAGGCTCGCAAAGTGCTTAGTGAGCCAGAGGTGCGTTATTATCTAAGACAGATTGTCTCTGGACTGAGGTACCTGCATGAACAAGAGATCCTTCACAGAGACCTGAAACTTGGTAAGGAATCATTATGCAGCATTGTCACACTACAGTGCTGAGACACTTTGTGCtcaattgtaaaaatgtgttgtgttgttgttggggcttttttttttttttttaataccaaccccacttttcctttttttttttcttttaccaatTCATCCAGAAGGTCCCCGTAGTATTTAGCCTTTGATCCTGGGTTGAATATCAAGTGCTCATCTCACTCCCTTTCTTCCCTACAGGTAACTTCTTTGTGAGTGAGTCGATGGAGCTGAAGGTCGGGGACTTTGGTCTGGCTGCCAAGTTGGAGCCAGCGGGAAACAGGAGGAAGACTATCTGCGGCACTCCCAACTACCTGTCCCCTGAAGTGCTCAACAAGCAGGGCCATGGCTGTGAATCAGACATCTGGGCCTTGGGCTGTGTAATGTGAGTAGGCAAACTGTAAATCCACCATCAGGCACTCAAAAGGTTAAGTTATAATAGAAATTATTTTTGGTTATTATTGAATAACAATCAAATAACAGATAATCAGCTTAAAAGACATCCTATTTCATGGACTAGTGCATTCCTGCTTTGCCTGCAGTCAGTTATTTTTAGTGATGGAAATCAGCTCACTTTTGCTCTCTATCCTGCTCCAGGTACACCATGCTGTTGGGCAGGCCACCATTTGAAACCACCAACCTGAAGGAGACATACAGGTGTATTAGAGAGGCACGGTACTCCCTGCCCTCCTCCTTGTCGCCACAGGCTAAGCAGTTAATAGCCAGCTTGCTTGCCAAGATCCCTGAAGACAGACCTAACCTGGACCACATTTTGAGGCACGACTTCTTCACACAGGTTAGACAACCTTTTTGCATCCCTCTGTCTGTACCACTCCCTGTCTGtctaaatgtcactctgtaggAGGACCGTGACCTCCTTCCCACCAGCCGCACACTGACCCACTTTCGTTCTCTACAGGGCTTCAGTCCAGAGCGTCTGCCGGCTAGCTGTTGCCATTCAGCACCAGATTTTCACGTCTCTAGTCCCGCCAAGAGCTTCTTCAAGAAAGCTGCCGCTGCGCTCTTTGGTGGGAAGAGAGACAAGGTCAAATACTACGAGACTCTGAGTGAGTATGACATTAATTCACTGAGTGCTCATGTACCACTTTAAAATGCCACATATCAACCCAAGCTAATTATCTTTCACTCCGTTGAAATTATGGCTGCTACAAGAGGCATcactaaatagtttttttttttttaagaagatTGCCAGCACAAGTCACATTTGGTCCCATCCCGCTCTGATGTCCGTTTTATGTAGCTGCTTGTTTGAAAGGCCTTGCTCTGATTTTTCTGTGGTCATTGCCTTCGATAGATAAATTAaccaaagaggaagaggagatcTACAAACTGCAGCACGACTTGGAGAGGACTGTCATCAGCCAACAACAGAGCAAAAGGATTTCTGAGGTAAGAGGTCATTCATTCAGAACAAAACAGGATATTTACAACAGTGTGCGTGATGTTGCAGGCACATTATTCATGCAGCCATTAAATAAATGGGTAGACTCGAGATCATGTTGAGGAGAATCCAATGACTCACTCTGATGCTGTACTAAACTTTATAACAAGCGCAGTTTCAGAGCAAACTAAAAGTACTTATTTTCAACCTTTAAGCCAACCACTTTGAATCAGTGGGTGCCCACTGAGTCATAGCAGGAAGATGATCTAAACTTGCAGATTCTAACTCCTGTCGTCACTGATTCCCACCTCAGAATGGAAGTCTACTTCCGCCATCTGCCGAGAGCCCCGTTGCCCCGGCAACAGAGATCCAGTCCCCGACGACACGAGATACCATCCGTCTGATCGTCAGGGGGAGCCTggggagctgcagcagcagcagcgaatGTAAGATTTGCCCACCTCGTTTCACACATGATCACAGAGACATGAATTGATAATACTGTTTAAACATCATAAAGTAAATTGCACAGGAAAACTGAATAAGTGCATTGAGGATAGAGATTTGACATAACAGCTAGAGTGCGAAGTCATTTCTTCTACTGTACCGATATGACATCAAGCTAAATGTGACCCCCTGTTGTTGCTTTTAAAGGCCTAGAAGACAGCACGACAGGGAGCGTGGCAGAGACTGTTGCAAGTGTGTTGAGGGGATGTCTGGAGAATATGCCTAAAGGTGAGTCGACTTGTTGAAATGATTTACAATGCCATGCCTCGTACATATAGTTATTGATTAGAAGACTCCACATTGAGAGCTGTCATGATACGGCTAAATCATTCTCTGTATTTGACCTTGAAATTTCTGAAAGAGCCATGCTGATCAAGGGACTCAAAGTATATGTAGATTCATGTTCCATATTATATTTTCAAAAGATACACTCCCTGATTCCCTCCCAGCTCATTGTTGATGATTAACACCAACATGGTTTATAGTAAAGTTTAGTTTAGCTCTTGGGTTGAGTTTGCACAGGATGTCGTTTCTTTAAACCTTGTCATTCTATTCTAaccctcctctgtttcctcacCTTGCAGCTGACGACATTCCTCAGGGCTCAAACAGCTGCAGTCTTCAATGGGTGACTAAATGGGTGGACTACTCCAACAAGTACGGCTTTGGCTATCAGTTGTCTGATCACACTGTGGGAGTTCTCTTCAACAACGGCACTCACATGAGTCTCCTGCCAGACAGAAAGTATGCACCGTTCAATCCTTCCACAACACTCCTCCTTTAGTTTAAAAGTTATTCGTCACTACATGTGACGGCAATGACTTGTTTAAGCTTGCTGTAGTGCATAGGGCTACCTGTTAGTGGTTTGAAATCGTAGGGATTCCTTGACTTGTTAAATTTGAGTACATTATAAACTTTCTTTGCCAGAAAGTAAGAGCAGTATTTTTAATCAAGAGTACCAACAGATTTAAATCCAATTGTGTTTCTTTCTTATTTGTGTATCTGAGTGGTTGCGTAACTCCTTGATttatctcctctctctctcttccccccccccccccccccccccccccacttctTTAGGACCATCCATTACTATGCAGAGTTGGGCCAGCGCTCTGTCTTCCCCACTTGCGAGGTTCCTGAGCACTTTGTGGGCCAGGTGACTGTGCTCAAGTACTTTTCCCACTATATGGAGGAAAACCTCATGGATGTAAGTGAATACCCCACCCTCCTCTGCTCTTGTAATTAAATCTCTACATGTCTTTTGTCTCCACCCCCTGTAGCATTAGAAACGGTATCTATCTTGTTGCAGCCTGTCTAATCCTGATGTGTTATTCTCTTGCTTTCTCAGGGCGGGGACCTGGGTAGTGTGACAGATGCACACATGCCCAGACTCTACCTGCTGCAGTGGCTTAAGTCCGACCGCGCCCTCATGATGCTCTTTAATGACGGCACTTTCCAGGTAAACGCACAAAAGATCACAGGAAACTCAGCCGGGGCTGGGCAGGCTCCTCAGAGGAGCACTGTTTAGGTGCAATGCATAACACAGTATTCAGAGAGGAGGGTTAGGCCAAATCGAATAAGAAAAGGAttactttttgtcttttgcCAAAAATTGATAGAGTGAATTGATAAATGACAAACCTTTTATCTCCAAAGATCAACTTTTACCACGACCACACAAAGATCATCCTGTGTTGCCAGATGGATGAGTACATGCTGACATACATCAACGAGGACCGCGTCTCCAAAACCTTCAAACTCAGCTCCCTGCTGAAGTCCGGCTGCCCAACTGACCTGCGTGAACGCATGGTGTACTCCCTCAACATGCTTCTGCAGAGATGCAGCTAAACCTACAGTATTGTGTTTTGGACAGtgttaaacaaacaaatctacccattgtgctgctgcagtggaACCAGGATTCAGAAGAAACTGTGTGGGAAGAACGAGTTTAAGGATGGATGTGTGACAAACATTCCTACACTGTTGCACCTTAATGACTCAGCAGAGGTGCAGGTGAAAAGATAATACGGATAGACTCTGTGGATGAGGAAGTGAAATGTAGCACAATGGCATCAGATATTAAAGGGCTGACTTGTATGTTGATtgatggaggagaggaaagcCTGAATGTGTTGGAGCGAGTATGTTGGTACGAATGTGATCCCCCAGATgtttggggggggtgggggggcaggcATGTTTGGAAGTAAAGACAAATGCTGGGCTGGCACCAGCTTAAATGTGTACAGAATAGTTGATGCTGTTTTGTAGAGACAATCCATAAACTGATGCTCTGAATGTAACCAGAGCTAGACTGTGGAATCTTGTAAAATGATGTACAGCGTATGTCACAGCCAACTCAGCAGTGCAGAAAAATTATTTGCTTGTGTGTGGATGTTACAGAGGTTGGTTGTTTAGTGTGAGTGGGAGGGGTGAAACATCACACTAACTTTAAAACTGTGATTAGTTCTCTCTACTGATAGATGGGGGGGGGCAGGAGGATCGAATGACATTAAAAACAGTACATGGGATCCTTCCCTTAAGAGCCACTTTCACCTGGGTAGAAACTGTCCTCAGTAACTTATtgtggaggggaaaaaagtgcagtatttatttatttaataataaagagcATTTTCTAAAGAATCTACTCCTGAGTACTTGTCCTCATTGAGTGTTTGTACCGGTTTTTATTCAGCAACACAGCAGTGTCTTCATCTGCCCTAACATATGTTTATTGCCCTGACATTTTCTGAGAGCGGCCTCAAAATAGATGCCTGGtattaagtttatttttaatgcatttccacaaacctgaaaatgaactgTGACCTTGTTTCACATGTAATAAGAATGTCCTGACTTCATGCACTGCAGTGTGGTGAGACACAGATCTAACAGTTACTTACATATCTGTGCACTGGCCCGAGTCAAAGCaagtattttatctttaaactTGTTTCCAACAGGAAATGGGGAGAGCTGATACATGAGAGAGCAAGTTTACAGTGAAGTTGTTTATACTCTGGTTCAAGGCCCCTCCGCCTTTGAGTTTTCTTCCGCAGTGATAAATGGAGGTAGGCAGAGATGACTGATGTGCAATGTGGCTGACCTTGTCTATCAAACGCATGCACTGGCAAATATTACTTCGCATACAAAACACTGACCAGCGGGCTGGGATCAGCTGGGTGGTTCGGATgtacagaaggagagaaggccAATCACACGGAGCTTGAAGGAGAGACAGACTAATAAAGTGACACGCTTGGTCATACTATGTCAGTGATTACATCAGAGCTTTTGAGGCAAAGTGGCTGCAATCGTTCTTGGACATCCTTTCACAGTCGGTAACCATGGAAACAAGCAGCCACTGGCCAATTCGGTGAGCGGCGGAAATCATTGAAGGCTGTCTAAAAGACATAGCCAGAAATGAAAGTGCTGACATACTTGCTGCTAGAAATTACAAATAGTGTCTTTCGTGATTGGCTTTTCCGCTGCACTCTCTGTTCTCCACACGAGTGTTTAATCCGTCTGTCTGTTGAACACCTCTTCACCTCCTGAGCTTATGTAATGATGGAAGTTGAACATGACTGTTTGAGTCATCCTTTTAGATGTTCACTCAGAATATCTGCGCTCTCCAGAGTTCAATAATGAATGCCTCACATATAAACATACCCACACAGACAGAAGTAGAACAGGAAGTAGCCTACAAGAAGCAAGAGATGGAATTATTCATGACGACACCTCCAAGTCTGAGTGCACGTGTTTTGACAGTAATGGCCCCTGGAATGGATGCTTCAGTCAGACAGAAATAGATTTTGTTGTTGGTGTGTAGTTTTCTGGCCTTCTGGGCCATTTCTATCCCTGTTCTTCACATCTCAACAGGAGTGCAGCATCTCCGGACGGTTTCTCTGAGGTTATGTGACTGAAAACATTTCCTAGTCCAGTGTAGATTCAGCTCCTTATGGTTACTTTAAGCGAAAATTCAGATCAGGTCAGGTTCTCTTCTGTGAATCAGCAAATGTAAGTCGATCAGCTTTATTGGCCTCATGGGAACTTTCTACATGTCTGTGAGCATAACACACGGATAAACTAATTAGAAAACCCAGAGGAGTTCAAAAAGCTAAGAGTGCAGGTTCACTTGATGTTCTTAGTGTCACAGTGATGTGAAACACCGCTAGTTTTCAGTGTCACCCACACAAAGCTGCTCCTCTGTTACGCCACATTGACAGTAGGAAAAGTCTTGTGCATGCGGACAGGCTTAGCTCTGGAATGAGTCTAAGCTAGAGTGACAACAGGGATCTTTATACCTCAGCTTCTATCATAAAGTTCTCTGCAGGCAGAAGTGAGTCAGTTTGGCATCAAAAGTGATAGTAGGCATATTctgccagaaaaaaaacatgctttgGTTTGTGCACACACTGGGATGCACTTGGGGGATTAGAAAGCCTTTGCATATCAAATGTCAGCACTCCTCCTCCTACTATGTGGACAAAAACAGATGTACTGTAGAGGGAAGCTGGGATGACTGTAGCTTTGCCCATTTTCTGCTGTAGCCTACAGCATCGACCAGAGAGATGAGCAATGCACAGCAGTCAAACTTGCAAAGTTGCCAGTGCAAACTTAGTCAAATACTGTAGTCTTACCAAGAAAAATTGTCTCCTGAGCGTGTTCAAGCGTGTAAgaaggtgtgtgtttgcttcTCAATGTATTTGGTTTCCTTCCAGGTGTTCAAATAGATATAATGTTTGGAATGAGTCACTGTTTAAGATGCAGTGGCCACTTTGGCTCAGCAGTGTGCCTTTCACACTCCCTTGTCTGGTTCCTGTAATTTTCTGCAATCAGTTCtcttaaaatgttctttttgtcCTGGCTGAAAATAGAACCTATTG
This genomic window contains:
- the plk2b gene encoding serine/threonine-protein kinase PLK2b; translated protein: MEVQTSTGPQQTNSSSMCESTQRSCEPRRKRVDERSAPSEMARIITDPATGKCYCRGKVLGKGGFAKCYEMTDLSTSKVYAAKIIPHARVSKPHQREKIDREIELHRILHHKHIVHFYHHFEDKENIYILLEYCSRKSLAHILKARKVLSEPEVRYYLRQIVSGLRYLHEQEILHRDLKLGNFFVSESMELKVGDFGLAAKLEPAGNRRKTICGTPNYLSPEVLNKQGHGCESDIWALGCVMYTMLLGRPPFETTNLKETYRCIREARYSLPSSLSPQAKQLIASLLAKIPEDRPNLDHILRHDFFTQGFSPERLPASCCHSAPDFHVSSPAKSFFKKAAAALFGGKRDKVKYYETLNKLTKEEEEIYKLQHDLERTVISQQQSKRISENGSLLPPSAESPVAPATEIQSPTTRDTIRLIVRGSLGSCSSSSECLEDSTTGSVAETVASVLRGCLENMPKADDIPQGSNSCSLQWVTKWVDYSNKYGFGYQLSDHTVGVLFNNGTHMSLLPDRKTIHYYAELGQRSVFPTCEVPEHFVGQVTVLKYFSHYMEENLMDGGDLGSVTDAHMPRLYLLQWLKSDRALMMLFNDGTFQINFYHDHTKIILCCQMDEYMLTYINEDRVSKTFKLSSLLKSGCPTDLRERMVYSLNMLLQRCS